Proteins encoded within one genomic window of Sphingosinicella ginsenosidimutans:
- the ligD gene encoding DNA ligase D, translating to MAKRADPLATYNRKRDFAKTAEPAGKVARKRAKSLIFMVQKHDATRLHFDFRLELQGTLKSWAVTRGPSLDPADNRLSVRTEDHPMSYATFEGTIPKGEYGGGTVMLWDRGTWEPLPGKDPVKTLAEGHLHFTLHGERMKGEWVMFRLKPRAKEKNENWILKKVDDDYAGSSTGLTDTFLTSVATGRTMNEIAEGKKAPARRAPRAKAADAKLPRFREPQKATLVDHVPAGAGWIHEMKYDGYRCLLAIADGKARIYTRSGLDWTDRFPEIAAAARALPVRSALLDGEIVAVDDKGNTDFGALQQAIGEGGRGLALFLFDALEIDGEDLAKRPTVERKARLAALLDTPRPPLLYADHIVGKGEQLFEAMCRAGQEGIVSKKADAAYRSGRTKAWLKIKCTNRQEFVIVGWTESDKAGRGFRALLLAVNEGGTLRYAGKVGTGFSNADQEALLERFRRIEAKSPTVAAPRSETRGAHWVKPDLVAEIAFGSITSDGILRHASFLGLRGDKPAEEVVAERPQPLADEAPDDDIRISNPQRMLFPEVKVTKGDLAAYYRAIGPAMLPWVAERPVSLVRCPQGRAKKCFFQKHDSGSFGDHVRHVPIAEKDGHKEDYLYVEDTAGVIACVQMGTIEFHGWGSRVADVEKADRIVFDLDPDEGLDFTAVRKAARDLRRQLADMGLTTFAMLTGGKGVHVIAPLTPKAEWPEVKDFCRRFALALAEAEPGRFTANLMKAQRKGRIFIDYLRNQRGATAIVPYSVRARDGAPVAAPINWDELDDYESGHAFSVRDVEKLLDRAGARGLKGWGVAEQVLPDL from the coding sequence ATGGCCAAGCGCGCCGATCCACTCGCGACCTACAATCGCAAGCGCGATTTCGCGAAGACCGCCGAGCCGGCCGGAAAGGTCGCCCGCAAGCGCGCCAAATCGCTCATCTTCATGGTCCAGAAGCATGACGCGACCCGGCTCCATTTCGATTTCCGGCTGGAGCTTCAGGGAACGCTCAAAAGCTGGGCGGTGACTCGCGGGCCGAGCCTCGATCCGGCCGACAACCGCCTGTCGGTCCGCACCGAGGATCATCCGATGTCCTATGCGACCTTCGAGGGCACGATCCCCAAGGGCGAATATGGCGGCGGCACGGTAATGCTGTGGGACCGCGGGACCTGGGAGCCGCTGCCCGGCAAGGATCCGGTGAAGACGCTGGCCGAGGGCCATCTCCATTTCACCCTCCACGGCGAGCGGATGAAGGGCGAATGGGTGATGTTCCGCCTGAAGCCGCGGGCCAAGGAGAAGAACGAGAACTGGATCCTGAAGAAGGTGGACGACGATTATGCCGGCAGCTCGACCGGGCTCACCGATACCTTCCTCACCTCGGTCGCGACCGGGCGCACGATGAACGAGATCGCCGAGGGAAAGAAAGCGCCGGCGCGGCGCGCGCCCAGGGCGAAGGCCGCGGACGCGAAACTCCCCCGCTTCCGCGAGCCGCAGAAGGCGACTTTGGTCGATCACGTGCCTGCCGGCGCCGGCTGGATCCACGAGATGAAATATGACGGCTATCGCTGCCTGCTCGCGATCGCCGACGGCAAGGCGCGCATCTATACGCGCAGCGGGCTCGACTGGACCGACAGGTTCCCCGAGATCGCCGCGGCGGCGCGCGCGCTGCCGGTCCGCTCGGCGCTCCTCGACGGCGAGATCGTCGCGGTCGACGACAAGGGCAACACCGATTTCGGCGCGCTCCAGCAGGCGATCGGCGAGGGCGGGCGCGGCCTTGCACTGTTCCTGTTCGACGCGCTCGAGATCGACGGCGAGGACCTCGCGAAGCGCCCCACGGTCGAGCGCAAGGCGCGGCTCGCCGCCCTGCTCGACACCCCCCGCCCCCCGCTCCTCTATGCCGACCATATCGTCGGCAAAGGCGAGCAATTGTTTGAGGCGATGTGCAGGGCCGGCCAGGAAGGGATCGTCTCGAAGAAGGCGGACGCCGCCTATCGCTCGGGCCGGACGAAGGCCTGGCTCAAGATCAAATGCACCAACCGGCAGGAATTCGTCATCGTCGGCTGGACCGAGAGCGACAAGGCCGGTCGCGGCTTTCGCGCGCTGCTGCTCGCGGTGAACGAAGGCGGGACGCTGCGTTATGCGGGCAAGGTCGGCACCGGCTTTTCAAATGCCGACCAGGAGGCGCTGCTGGAGCGCTTCCGCCGGATCGAGGCGAAGTCGCCCACGGTCGCGGCGCCGAGATCGGAAACGCGCGGCGCGCACTGGGTGAAGCCCGATCTGGTCGCCGAGATCGCCTTCGGATCGATCACCAGCGACGGCATCCTTCGCCATGCGAGCTTCCTTGGCCTGCGCGGCGACAAGCCGGCCGAAGAGGTCGTGGCCGAACGCCCGCAGCCACTGGCCGACGAGGCGCCGGACGACGACATCAGGATCAGCAATCCCCAGCGGATGCTCTTCCCGGAGGTGAAGGTCACCAAGGGCGATCTCGCCGCTTATTATCGCGCGATCGGCCCGGCCATGCTCCCCTGGGTGGCCGAGCGGCCGGTGAGCCTGGTCCGCTGCCCACAGGGGCGCGCGAAGAAATGCTTCTTCCAGAAGCATGACAGCGGCAGCTTCGGCGATCATGTCCGCCACGTCCCGATCGCCGAGAAGGACGGGCACAAGGAGGATTATCTCTACGTCGAGGATACGGCCGGGGTGATCGCCTGCGTCCAGATGGGCACGATCGAGTTTCACGGCTGGGGATCGCGCGTCGCCGATGTCGAGAAAGCGGATCGGATCGTCTTCGATCTCGACCCCGACGAAGGGCTCGATTTCACCGCCGTCCGCAAGGCCGCGCGCGACCTGCGCCGCCAGCTCGCCGACATGGGGCTCACCACCTTCGCGATGCTGACGGGCGGCAAGGGCGTCCACGTCATCGCGCCGCTGACGCCGAAGGCCGAATGGCCCGAGGTGAAGGATTTCTGCCGCCGCTTCGCGCTCGCGCTGGCCGAGGCGGAGCCCGGTCGCTTCACAGCCAACCTGATGAAGGCGCAGCGCAAGGGCCGCATCTTCATCGATTATCTGCGCAACCAGCGCGGCGCGACGGCGATCGTCCCTTATTCGGTCCGCGCCCGCGACGGCGCCCCGGTCGCCGCCCCGATCAACTGGGACGAGCTCGACGACTACGAAAGCGGCCACGCCTTTTCGGTGCGCGATGTCGAAAAGCTGCTCGATCGCGCCGGCGCGCGCGGCCTCAAGGGCTGGGGCGTCGCCGAGCAGGTCCTGCCGGACCTCTAG
- a CDS encoding cytochrome b/b6 domain-containing protein, giving the protein MSDEGGAVARVRVWDLPTRLFHWLLVVLIGVMWWSAEYHRMDIHLLVGPIVLGLLLFRLVWGVIGGSTARFANFIRGPRAAMSYLNGRAAHVLGHNPIGGWSVAIMLLLLCTQVGLGLFASDEDGFAAGPLSKYVTYGSARKLAHNHHLLFNVLLVFMALHVAAILFYALVKRNNLVGPMLHGRREAPAGAAGLVPASPARFLIAAAIAIGVTLLLTRWL; this is encoded by the coding sequence TTGAGCGACGAAGGCGGAGCCGTCGCGCGGGTGCGCGTTTGGGACCTGCCGACCCGGCTGTTCCACTGGCTGCTGGTGGTGCTCATCGGCGTGATGTGGTGGAGCGCCGAATATCACCGCATGGATATCCACCTGCTGGTCGGGCCGATCGTGCTCGGCCTGCTGCTGTTCCGCCTGGTCTGGGGCGTGATCGGCGGATCGACCGCGCGCTTCGCCAATTTCATCAGGGGCCCGCGCGCCGCGATGAGCTATCTGAACGGCCGCGCGGCGCACGTGCTCGGCCACAATCCAATCGGCGGCTGGAGCGTTGCGATCATGCTCCTGCTGCTGTGCACGCAGGTCGGGCTCGGCCTGTTCGCGAGCGACGAGGACGGGTTTGCCGCGGGGCCGCTATCAAAATACGTGACCTATGGCAGCGCGCGAAAGCTGGCGCATAACCATCACCTTCTGTTCAATGTTCTACTCGTCTTCATGGCGCTGCATGTCGCCGCGATTCTGTTCTACGCGCTGGTGAAGCGAAACAATCTGGTCGGGCCTATGCTGCACGGCCGGCGCGAGGCCCCTGCGGGCGCCGCCGGACTCGTGCCTGCCTCTCCGGCGCGGTTCCTGATTGCCGCGGCGATCGCGATTGGCGTCACCCTGCTGCTGACCCGCTGGCTCTAG
- a CDS encoding c-type cytochrome, protein MPRAAVRPGVIRDRQANYKQIAAAVRTISQQVRADQPSIEQIRQATAIVADRAPRVSGWFPRGTGPEAGVPTRALPVIWQNPDDFHSKAVDFVVAARALNDAAQRGDIAAVRAGFPRLGAACGACHDTYRAPEQH, encoded by the coding sequence ATGCCCAGAGCGGCGGTCCGGCCGGGCGTGATCCGCGACCGGCAGGCCAATTACAAGCAGATCGCCGCCGCGGTGCGGACCATCAGCCAGCAGGTGCGGGCCGACCAGCCGTCGATCGAGCAGATCCGCCAGGCGACCGCGATCGTCGCCGATCGTGCGCCCCGTGTCAGCGGCTGGTTTCCCCGGGGCACCGGGCCGGAGGCCGGCGTGCCGACCCGCGCGCTTCCGGTGATCTGGCAGAATCCGGACGATTTCCATTCCAAGGCCGTCGATTTCGTCGTCGCCGCGCGGGCGCTGAACGATGCCGCGCAGCGGGGCGACATCGCCGCCGTTCGTGCCGGCTTCCCGCGGCTCGGCGCCGCGTGCGGCGCGTGCCACGACACCTATCGCGCGCCCGAGCAGCATTGA